Proteins encoded within one genomic window of Sphingomonas sp. NBWT7:
- a CDS encoding response regulator: protein MSGSPALIAVVDDDEDVRVSLEALISSIGHDVVLFESADDLLGSPVLSHAACIVSDVQMPGTDGIQLAMRLSSRAGPPVILMTAYPTPALERSAYGAGVRRFLLKPFAPDNLIDEIEELLD from the coding sequence ATGTCTGGATCACCCGCTCTGATCGCTGTCGTCGACGACGACGAGGACGTGCGGGTCTCGCTGGAGGCGCTGATCAGCAGCATCGGCCATGACGTGGTCTTGTTCGAGTCCGCGGACGATCTGCTCGGCTCGCCAGTGCTTTCCCATGCCGCCTGCATCGTTAGCGACGTGCAGATGCCTGGCACCGACGGTATCCAGCTCGCCATGAGGCTGAGCTCGCGGGCCGGCCCGCCCGTGATCCTCATGACCGCCTATCCGACGCCGGCGCTGGAGCGATCTGCCTACGGCGCAGGGGTCCGCAGATTTCTTCTTAAGCCATTCGCGCCCGACAACCTCATCGACGAGATCGAGGAACTGCTGGACTAG
- a CDS encoding ATP-binding protein has product MRQISAEMLDLSSESMVSSRADGMITSWNLASTSLYGWQPREVVGRKLADVLGTYSEAATQEAGATGLWEGKVERRRRDGSVCTVRLRLARCSQPEEPEWLEVSSLLEAEHPAERALAASQYRYRNLFGAVAASFWELDFSEVGRIIQGLARSGISDLPAYLRMNPGMSRELMRVTRIIDTNDRSLEMFGPGTKRELLATPLDFYWPQESTADFTDSVISAITNRPRHVAETKMRALDGRLFDVLFTVSFLPGTVGGGTLLVGFTDISDRVQAARQLGDVSARRQMLLDVPTIALSELAAPEIAVTFRRLRSEGVTDLHPYIDRHPEFIDYVIGHLRLTSVNEAAVRLFGASSAKELIDRSMTGIIAPGCEVMRRSIEGSFVREPVFQSEMRMFRLDGSPVDTLFCRVSNPDPDRSDVLVAQIDISEQIRGRDEVERMRQQIAHASRISLLGQLTASIVHEVSQPVTAIANHAAAAERLARLPEPPKHKLADILSMIGQHAVRVGDIIQRLRAVAANREVPMVRLSLEDILSETRVLLRQELNEKGVRVVLDCGPGNLAVLGDRVQLQQVLANLMMNAIQALDDVARPTRRIDLGLRSDEREVHVSVSDNGPGLSSEFLSAPYQSFRTSKPDGLGMGLTICRSIAEAHGGSIKVQDRSDGRGVTSTLSLPLVEAADAAGD; this is encoded by the coding sequence TTGCGGCAGATCTCCGCAGAGATGCTTGACCTGTCGAGCGAGAGCATGGTCTCGAGCCGGGCGGATGGCATGATCACGAGTTGGAACCTCGCTTCGACATCGCTCTACGGCTGGCAGCCCCGGGAAGTCGTCGGTCGGAAGCTCGCGGATGTTCTCGGGACCTATTCCGAAGCCGCGACTCAAGAGGCGGGCGCTACAGGTCTCTGGGAGGGAAAGGTCGAGCGCCGCCGCCGCGACGGCTCCGTCTGCACTGTACGGCTCCGGCTGGCGCGCTGCTCGCAACCGGAAGAGCCGGAATGGCTTGAGGTATCGTCCCTTCTGGAGGCGGAACATCCCGCCGAGCGCGCCCTGGCGGCAAGTCAGTACCGGTATCGCAATCTGTTCGGTGCTGTAGCGGCTTCCTTCTGGGAACTGGACTTCTCCGAAGTCGGCCGGATCATACAGGGGCTTGCGAGGAGCGGGATCAGCGACCTTCCTGCCTATTTGCGGATGAACCCCGGCATGTCGCGCGAGCTGATGCGTGTCACCCGCATCATCGACACCAACGACCGCTCGCTGGAGATGTTCGGCCCGGGTACCAAGCGAGAGCTGCTGGCCACGCCGCTCGACTTTTACTGGCCCCAGGAAAGCACGGCCGACTTCACCGACAGCGTGATCTCAGCCATCACGAACAGGCCCCGTCACGTCGCGGAGACGAAGATGCGGGCGCTCGATGGGCGGCTTTTCGACGTACTCTTCACGGTATCGTTCCTGCCCGGAACAGTGGGCGGCGGTACGCTCCTCGTCGGCTTCACGGACATTTCGGATCGCGTCCAGGCCGCACGTCAGCTCGGGGACGTCAGTGCGCGAAGGCAGATGCTCCTGGACGTGCCCACGATCGCGCTGTCGGAGCTGGCTGCACCGGAGATTGCGGTGACCTTTCGTCGGCTGCGATCGGAAGGCGTGACCGACCTGCACCCGTACATCGACCGCCATCCCGAATTCATCGACTACGTCATCGGGCACCTTCGCCTCACTTCGGTGAACGAGGCGGCCGTGCGCCTGTTCGGCGCCTCCTCGGCGAAGGAGCTCATCGATCGCAGCATGACCGGGATCATAGCGCCCGGATGCGAGGTCATGCGGCGGTCGATCGAGGGCTCCTTCGTGCGCGAGCCAGTATTCCAGTCCGAGATGCGCATGTTTCGTCTAGACGGCAGTCCGGTCGACACTCTCTTCTGCCGGGTGTCCAACCCGGATCCCGACCGCAGCGACGTCTTGGTCGCGCAGATCGACATCTCGGAGCAGATCCGCGGCCGCGACGAAGTGGAGCGCATGCGTCAGCAGATCGCGCACGCGTCCCGTATCTCCCTGCTCGGCCAGCTGACGGCCTCCATCGTTCACGAGGTGAGCCAGCCGGTCACCGCCATCGCGAACCACGCCGCAGCCGCCGAGCGGCTGGCCCGCCTGCCCGAGCCGCCTAAGCACAAGCTCGCAGACATCCTGTCCATGATCGGTCAGCATGCGGTTCGGGTCGGCGACATCATCCAGCGCCTACGCGCGGTGGCGGCGAACCGCGAGGTTCCGATGGTACGTCTCTCCCTTGAGGATATCCTGTCGGAGACGCGGGTGCTTCTTCGTCAGGAGCTCAACGAAAAAGGCGTGCGGGTCGTCCTCGATTGTGGGCCGGGAAACCTGGCCGTCCTTGGAGATCGCGTTCAGCTCCAGCAGGTGCTCGCGAACCTGATGATGAACGCCATCCAGGCGCTTGACGACGTTGCTCGACCGACCCGCAGGATAGATCTCGGCCTCCGTTCTGACGAACGCGAGGTCCATGTGTCCGTTTCTGACAACGGACCGGGACTATCGAGCGAATTCTTGTCAGCTCCATATCAGTCTTTCCGGACGAGCAAGCCGGACGGTCTGGGGATGGGGCTTACGATCTGCCGTTCCATCGCCGAGGCGCACGGCGGAAGCATCAAGGTGCAGGACCGATCGGATGGGCGAGGAGTCACGTCGACGCTTTCGCTACCCCTCGTCGAAGCGGCGGATGCGGCCGGCGACTAG
- a CDS encoding NAD(P)/FAD-dependent oxidoreductase, with translation MTVERFDIIVFGGGKAGKTLAMDQAKAGRRVAMIERGLIGGSCINVACIPSKTLIRSAQVRALIGKASDFGAHAAPPLDMAAVARRTADVVGEMVSMNQRAFESSGLELVQGWGRFVGQRIIEVGTADGPRLLTAPAIYLNTGTTADVPSVKGMAEAHPITHVEALTLGDLPEHLLVLGAGYIGLELGQAYRRLGAAVTIVEQGPQIAAREDADIASAMRAALEEDGVVVLTGFEVAEITGRSGDSVSMVLSDGTVISGSHLLVAAGRRPMTSGIGLELAGVEIDDRGFVKTDAQLRTTADGIWALGEIAGTPMFTHASLDDYRVIKSAMSGGGYLTTGRLIPYCVFIDPELARVGLNEREATALGVDYRLFSLSMDVVPRARTLGERKGLMKALVGTDDRILGFTMLGAQAGEVMTAVHLAMLGSLPYTAVRDAIIAHPTLAEGLGMLFATVPASR, from the coding sequence ATGACAGTCGAAAGGTTCGACATCATCGTCTTCGGCGGCGGCAAGGCCGGGAAGACCCTTGCGATGGATCAGGCAAAGGCCGGCCGCCGCGTAGCGATGATCGAGCGTGGCCTCATCGGCGGCTCTTGCATCAACGTCGCGTGCATCCCGAGCAAGACGCTTATCCGCAGCGCGCAGGTTCGCGCTCTGATCGGAAAGGCGAGCGATTTCGGTGCGCACGCGGCGCCCCCGTTGGACATGGCGGCAGTCGCCCGCCGAACGGCTGACGTGGTCGGCGAGATGGTTTCGATGAACCAGCGGGCCTTCGAGAGCTCCGGGCTCGAACTCGTCCAGGGCTGGGGTCGCTTCGTGGGGCAGCGGATCATCGAGGTCGGTACGGCGGACGGGCCGCGCCTCCTGACGGCTCCGGCCATCTACCTCAACACAGGAACGACTGCGGACGTGCCCTCGGTCAAGGGCATGGCCGAAGCGCACCCGATCACGCACGTCGAGGCGCTTACCCTGGGCGATCTCCCCGAGCACCTTCTCGTTCTTGGCGCCGGCTACATCGGCCTGGAACTCGGGCAGGCGTACCGTCGCCTTGGGGCTGCGGTCACCATCGTCGAGCAGGGACCGCAGATCGCCGCTCGCGAGGACGCGGACATCGCATCGGCGATGCGCGCGGCCCTTGAGGAGGACGGAGTCGTCGTTCTGACCGGCTTCGAAGTGGCCGAGATTACCGGTCGCTCAGGAGATTCGGTGTCCATGGTACTCAGCGACGGCACCGTAATTTCAGGCTCTCATCTTCTCGTGGCAGCGGGGCGCCGGCCGATGACGTCAGGCATCGGACTCGAGCTCGCCGGCGTCGAGATCGACGACCGGGGCTTCGTAAAGACCGACGCGCAGCTGCGCACCACCGCCGACGGCATCTGGGCGCTCGGCGAGATCGCCGGCACGCCGATGTTCACCCATGCATCGCTAGACGACTATCGCGTGATCAAGAGCGCCATGTCGGGGGGTGGCTACCTGACGACAGGACGGCTCATTCCATATTGCGTCTTCATCGATCCGGAACTGGCGAGGGTTGGATTGAACGAACGGGAGGCCACTGCGCTTGGCGTAGACTATCGCCTCTTCTCCCTGTCCATGGACGTGGTGCCTCGGGCGCGCACCCTGGGGGAGCGCAAGGGTTTGATGAAGGCGCTGGTCGGAACCGACGACCGGATACTTGGCTTCACGATGCTGGGAGCGCAGGCGGGGGAGGTCATGACCGCCGTTCACCTGGCGATGCTCGGATCCCTTCCTTACACAGCAGTCCGAGATGCGATCATAGCCCATCCTACGCTCGCCGAGGGTCTTGGAATGCTGTTCGCGACGGTTCCAGCAAGCCGGTAG
- a CDS encoding DUF2721 domain-containing protein gives MQTALAPVFMLLGVGVILNVFATRLARVSDQADDLSKEPCIGDVAERLRNLRLRSRVLDFSVLAAALAAALTCTSVFVLFVGTLLERPAAALLFGLFGGAVLLTMLAINGFVIEMLLATRSVRSRVDSRMFSSDSEAPPSDPLDAC, from the coding sequence GTGCAGACGGCGCTCGCGCCCGTATTCATGCTCTTGGGGGTCGGCGTGATCCTCAACGTCTTCGCGACGCGCCTGGCCCGGGTGTCCGACCAGGCCGACGACCTCTCAAAAGAGCCGTGCATTGGCGACGTTGCGGAGCGGCTTCGCAATCTGCGGTTGAGGTCTCGGGTGCTCGACTTCTCCGTGCTTGCAGCAGCGCTTGCGGCCGCACTGACCTGCACCTCGGTCTTCGTTCTGTTTGTGGGCACGCTTCTGGAGCGACCCGCCGCCGCACTGCTCTTCGGTCTGTTTGGCGGCGCGGTCCTTCTGACCATGCTTGCTATAAACGGCTTCGTGATCGAAATGCTCCTGGCTACCAGGAGCGTACGTAGTCGGGTCGACAGCCGTATGTTCTCATCTGACAGCGAAGCCCCACCCAGCGATCCCCTAGACGCTTGCTGA
- a CDS encoding response regulator transcription factor has product MIATSNLNARVVVPDDGSPLPLVIVVDDDPDVRASLTDMFLSVGMATLTYGSTAELMTAGLPDRPSCLILDLRLPGASGLELQAQLSELGIRVPIIFLTGYADVPTSVRAMKAGALDFLPKPFREQELLDAVAEALRFDGERRRDDEEVNGVRALASHLTPREREVLRGVGKGLLNKQIAFELGITEITVKMHRSSAGRKLKSVSVADMIRKIERLGL; this is encoded by the coding sequence ATGATCGCCACAAGCAACCTGAACGCGAGAGTGGTCGTCCCCGACGATGGTTCTCCCCTGCCGCTCGTGATCGTCGTAGACGACGATCCGGACGTGCGTGCGAGCCTGACGGACATGTTCCTGTCGGTAGGTATGGCGACCCTGACTTACGGATCCACCGCGGAGCTGATGACGGCGGGACTACCGGATCGGCCGAGCTGCCTCATTCTCGATCTCCGCCTTCCCGGTGCCAGCGGTCTGGAGCTCCAGGCACAGCTGTCCGAGCTGGGCATCCGCGTGCCAATCATATTCCTGACCGGCTATGCCGACGTTCCCACGTCGGTGCGTGCAATGAAGGCGGGAGCCCTGGACTTTTTGCCCAAGCCGTTTCGGGAGCAGGAACTTTTGGATGCGGTGGCAGAGGCGCTTCGGTTCGACGGGGAGCGCCGGCGAGACGACGAGGAGGTCAATGGAGTTCGCGCTCTGGCAAGCCATCTCACGCCACGCGAGCGCGAGGTTCTTCGGGGTGTCGGCAAGGGGCTGCTGAACAAGCAGATCGCCTTCGAGCTCGGCATCACCGAGATCACCGTGAAGATGCACCGGTCGAGCGCCGGCAGGAAGCTCAAGTCAGTCTCCGTTGCGGACATGATCCGCAAGATCGAGCGGCTCGGCCTGTAG
- a CDS encoding response regulator, whose amino-acid sequence MSAPSLVAVVDDDEDVRISLEMLIGSLGHDAMLFTSADALLAAGGLNAFSCFISDVQMPGTDGVQLARKLRLATSAPVILITAFASEDVERRAHDAGVHRFLTKPFDPNVLIDELEKILG is encoded by the coding sequence TTGAGCGCCCCATCGCTTGTGGCCGTGGTTGACGACGACGAGGACGTGAGGATCTCGCTCGAGATGCTTATCGGCAGCCTCGGGCATGATGCCATGCTGTTCACATCCGCTGATGCGCTGCTTGCCGCCGGCGGCCTAAACGCTTTCTCCTGCTTCATCAGCGACGTTCAGATGCCGGGGACCGACGGCGTCCAGCTGGCCCGGAAGCTCCGCCTAGCGACGTCGGCTCCGGTGATCCTGATTACTGCCTTTGCGAGTGAGGACGTGGAACGTCGAGCGCATGATGCCGGGGTACACCGCTTCCTGACCAAACCCTTCGATCCAAATGTGCTCATCGACGAGCTGGAGAAGATTCTCGGCTGA